From Patulibacter sp. SYSU D01012:
CAGCGCGGAGAGCGGCACGAGCTCGAGGGCCGCCTCGTCCGTCGCGGCGAGGACCACGAACGCCGCGACGCCCGCGTCGTACGCCCGCAGCCAGTTCGCGGCCGTGACGCACCAGCGGTCGCCGGGCCGCAGGCCGGGGAACCCCCACTGCGGACGGGGCGTGCTCAGGTCGTTGCCGATCTCGCGCTGGAAGCGCAGGAAGTCGGCGGAGACGACGGCGCAGATCGTGTGCCGGCCGGCGTCGCGCGTGGACGCGGTGCAGCTCCCGTCGCGGAAGAAGCCCGTCATCGGCTCGGTCCCGCACGGCTCGAGCGGTCCGCCGAGGACGTTGCGGGCGGTCACACCGCTCCAAAGACGCTCGACGCCAAGGGCAGCATGGCCGCATCGTCCCAGGTGCCCCCGGCCCGTGCCACGTCGCCGCCCCGCGGGCCGCGGACGCGCGCCGACGCGCCAGGGTCTCCCCCCGATCGTCCGGTGACCGCCCGCGAAGGCCGTTCGGCACGGCGTACGGCGTCCGGTGCCTGCTACAAGCCCCGGATGGCTTCGACCACCTCCCCCGACGTCTCGCGCACTCCACCGCCCGACGCGTCACCCGGCCAGGGTGAGCTCGCGGCCGGGCTGAAGCCGCGACACGTCACGATGATCTCCATCGCCGGCGTCATCGGCGCCGGCCTGTTCATCGGCTCGGGCCAGGCGATCGCCGACGCCGGCCCGGCCGTCATCCTGGCGTACGTCGCCGCGGGCACGCTCGTCGTGCTCGTGATGCGAATGCTCGGCGAGATGGCGGCGGCGCAGCCGGACTCCGGCTCGTTCTCGACGTACGCCGACCGCGCCATCGGCCGCTGGGCCGGCTTCAGCATCGGCTGGCTGTACTGGTGGTTCTGGGTGCTCGTGATCCCGCTCGAGGCCACCGCGGCGGCGAACATCCTCGCCAACTGGATCCCGGCGGTGGACCCGTGGATCTGGGCGCTGCTGATCACGACCGCGCTGACGGCGACCAACCTGTTCAGCGTCAAGAACTACGGCGAGTTCGAGTTCTGGTTCGCCCTGCTGAAGGTCGTCGCGATCATCGGCTTCATCGCCGTCTGCGCGCTCGCGGTGCTCGGACTGCTCCCCGGCAGCGACGTCAGCGGCGTGTCCCGGCTGACCGGCGAGGGCGGCTTCTTCCCCAACGGCGCCGGCGCGCTGCCCGCGGCGCTGCTCACGACGATGTTCAGCTTCATGGGCACCGAGATCGTCACGATCGC
This genomic window contains:
- a CDS encoding DUF2237 domain-containing protein — protein: MTARNVLGGPLEPCGTEPMTGFFRDGSCTASTRDAGRHTICAVVSADFLRFQREIGNDLSTPRPQWGFPGLRPGDRWCVTAANWLRAYDAGVAAFVVLAATDEAALELVPLSALRAHAVDVPDDARGLAG